A genomic window from Litoreibacter janthinus includes:
- a CDS encoding RSP_2647 family RNA methyltransferase codes for MTSSPFSVSPYPVIRLKPKANANTIRGGAPWVYADELVTDRRTRRLEPGSLAILEDSDREQIAVVTINSESKIICRVMDRDPAAELDQDWLVTRVRRALALRDHLYDAPYYRLIHAEADGLPGVIVDRFGDVLVMQPNAAWAETACDGLAAALVEVTGATTVIKNAAGRARGLEGLDDVSTTLVGGHEGLIDVPMNGATYMADVVEGQKTGLFFDQRDNHAWAAKLPRGGRVLDVFSHVGGFSLAALAAGASSAVAVDSSEPALALAEKGAEASGVAEKFSTRKGDAFKVMEALAQEGELFDVVVADPPAFAPNKQALSNGLTAYSRVGSMAAKLVKPGGYLVLCSCSHAADLTKFRQASLRGVGKAGRQAQIIHTGSAGADHPLHPALAESGYLKAIFLRLD; via the coding sequence ATGACATCTTCCCCTTTTTCCGTTTCACCCTATCCCGTAATCCGCCTGAAGCCGAAGGCCAACGCCAACACCATCCGTGGTGGCGCCCCTTGGGTCTATGCAGACGAATTGGTCACCGACCGCCGCACGCGGCGTCTGGAGCCCGGGTCATTGGCGATCCTGGAAGATAGTGACCGCGAGCAGATCGCCGTCGTCACCATCAACTCTGAATCGAAAATCATCTGCCGCGTCATGGACCGCGATCCCGCCGCCGAGCTGGATCAGGATTGGCTCGTGACGCGCGTGCGCCGCGCCCTCGCCTTGCGCGACCATCTTTATGACGCCCCGTATTACCGGCTGATCCATGCAGAGGCTGACGGCCTGCCGGGCGTTATTGTGGACCGCTTCGGCGATGTGCTGGTGATGCAACCGAACGCCGCGTGGGCCGAGACCGCCTGCGACGGTCTGGCTGCGGCATTGGTCGAGGTCACTGGTGCCACCACCGTGATCAAAAACGCAGCAGGTCGCGCACGCGGGTTGGAAGGTCTGGACGACGTGTCCACGACATTGGTTGGCGGGCATGAAGGCCTGATCGACGTCCCGATGAACGGCGCAACTTACATGGCCGACGTAGTCGAAGGCCAAAAGACCGGCCTGTTCTTTGATCAACGCGACAATCACGCATGGGCCGCCAAGCTGCCACGTGGCGGGCGGGTGCTGGATGTGTTCTCTCACGTCGGGGGCTTCTCGCTGGCCGCTTTGGCGGCGGGCGCGTCCTCTGCCGTCGCCGTTGATAGCTCCGAGCCCGCACTGGCTTTGGCAGAAAAGGGGGCCGAGGCCTCTGGCGTGGCGGAGAAGTTCTCCACCCGCAAAGGCGACGCGTTCAAAGTCATGGAAGCGCTGGCCCAAGAAGGCGAATTGTTCGACGTCGTCGTCGCCGACCCACCGGCCTTCGCGCCGAACAAGCAAGCGCTCTCAAACGGTCTGACTGCATATAGCCGCGTCGGGTCCATGGCGGCCAAGCTGGTGAAGCCGGGTGGCTATCTTGTGCTGTGCTCCTGTAGCCATGCAGCCGACCTGACCAAGTTCCGCCAAGCATCGTTGCGGGGCGTGGGTAAAGCAGGACGTCAGGCACAGATTATCCACACAGGCTCTGCAGGAGCCGACCACCCGCTGCACCCCGCCTTGGCGGAAAGCGGATACCTTAAGGCCATCTTCCTGCGGCTCGACTGA
- a CDS encoding M48 family metallopeptidase, whose translation MLKLTPILIAIIYALVMYKFSAWNTARALDQQSSLLKDPELDSLNLDMAMALDLPTIKVHIYEIEPINGLAAPDGRIFITRGFFNKYKDGSVTAAEMASVIAHELGHVALGHSRRRMIDFSGQNAIRVALATVLGRFLPGVGVWIANMLTTMLAARLSRSDEYEADAYASALLTKAGIGTAPQKSLFKKLDTLTGSLGSGTPAWLLSHPKTKERIAAIEAREAKWGVPQA comes from the coding sequence ATGTTGAAGCTGACGCCCATTCTGATCGCCATCATCTATGCGCTGGTGATGTATAAGTTCTCCGCTTGGAACACCGCGCGCGCGTTGGACCAGCAGTCGTCGCTTCTGAAAGATCCGGAGTTGGACAGTCTCAACCTCGACATGGCCATGGCTTTGGACCTGCCAACGATCAAGGTGCACATCTACGAGATCGAGCCGATCAACGGCCTTGCCGCACCTGACGGCCGCATCTTCATCACGCGCGGTTTTTTCAACAAGTATAAAGACGGCTCTGTCACCGCCGCCGAAATGGCGTCTGTTATCGCGCATGAGCTTGGACATGTGGCCTTGGGCCATTCGCGCCGCCGGATGATCGACTTCTCTGGCCAGAACGCCATCCGCGTGGCCCTGGCTACGGTTTTGGGCCGTTTCCTGCCCGGTGTGGGGGTCTGGATTGCAAATATGCTGACAACCATGCTCGCCGCCCGTCTGTCACGCAGTGACGAATACGAGGCCGACGCCTACGCGTCTGCCTTGCTGACCAAGGCTGGCATCGGCACGGCACCGCAAAAATCTCTGTTCAAGAAACTCGACACGCTGACGGGCAGCCTCGGCTCCGGCACACCGGCTTGGTTGCTCAGCCATCCTAAAACCAAAGAACGCATTGCCGCCATCGAGGCGCGAGAGGCGAAGTGGGGCGTCCCGCAGGCCTAA
- a CDS encoding RSP_2648 family PIN domain-containing protein, which produces MRALLDACVIYPTVLREVLVGCAGLGLYEPLWSERILEEWARATVKLGADAEVQARGEVAVLKAQYPNASVRPRDGDMIRLHLPDENDIHVLAAAIAGSADVIVTLNAKDFPRQTLAFEGLKRQSPDEFLMELWLDTPAAVEQVVRNVHKVACEMSGEELALRGLMKRARLPRLGKAVG; this is translated from the coding sequence ATGCGTGCGCTGCTTGATGCCTGCGTGATATATCCCACCGTGCTGCGCGAAGTGCTGGTGGGATGCGCGGGCCTGGGGCTTTACGAGCCGCTCTGGTCGGAGCGCATTCTGGAGGAGTGGGCGCGCGCAACCGTGAAGCTGGGCGCTGACGCCGAGGTTCAGGCGCGTGGCGAGGTGGCCGTGCTGAAAGCGCAGTATCCCAACGCCAGCGTGCGCCCACGCGATGGGGACATGATACGTCTGCATTTGCCCGATGAGAACGACATTCACGTGCTGGCCGCTGCAATCGCTGGGTCCGCCGATGTGATCGTGACACTGAATGCCAAGGACTTTCCGCGCCAGACACTTGCCTTTGAAGGGCTCAAACGACAGAGCCCCGACGAGTTCCTTATGGAGCTATGGTTGGACACACCTGCAGCGGTAGAACAGGTCGTGCGCAATGTGCACAAGGTTGCCTGCGAAATGTCGGGCGAGGAATTGGCGTTGCGCGGTTTGATGAAGCGCGCGCGGCTGCCGCGGCTGGGCAAAGCAGTAGGTTAG